The Sciurus carolinensis chromosome 5, mSciCar1.2, whole genome shotgun sequence genome segment gaCTTCATTTCAACGGGCATCAGTCCCTTGGGCCTGTAGggcagaatagagaacacagggaggtggtggtggggtgacTCCCTGTGGTCAGTGGTGACTCAACAGGGGGATAAAGTTCCTGTCTCTCTGTTCCAGTGACAGCCGCCGGTGCAGCAGGGCAGCATGTGCTGAATCAGGCCACAGAGGCTGGACAGAAAGGTTtggcaggggctggaggggagggaggatgggcaGCCCCAGCCACTTCTCACCTGCCGCAAGCCTAGAGCAGCCTCTCTCCTCTGCAGAATTCTCTGCCCAAAATGACCAAAGGCGGACTTCCTGGGGAGGGAGACTCTAACCAGGTTAACTCTGCTTGCAGTGGTTCCTCGGGGGCCCTTCCCTTACTCACAGGCTTCTTTCTTTCCCCAGCCATGGACAATCTCGGCAAGTCTACCCAGGAAGCCATCGACAAAGCTGCTAACCAGGCCTCTGACAGCGTCTCTGGTCTAGGGAAGAAATTTGGCCTTCAGAAATGACTGAAGACATGGGCACTTCCCTCCAGGTCCTGTTCAGCAGAAGTGGTCCCTAAGCTCTGTTCAGCAGCTACCTCCTTGGTCTGCCCTTCATTAAAGCTCATATGATTCTACACTGTGTCTACTTCGTGCTTACCGCCAAGTGGGACCCAGATTTCCCCAGCCAGGTCAACCTCAAATCTAAGAACCCGACCCCGAAATCCAGTGATGGCCTTCCCAGACCGAAGGTTCAGAGCACTGTTTTCCATCCTCTCATCTGTGTAATCACTGGCTCCCTTTCCCGCCCAcctccccgccccccgccccaaTTCAAAGCCGCTGACCCTGTTCTGGGAACCTGGCCCTCCTAGGACAGTAGGTAATCGGTTCCCATATCTAGAGGGACTCAGTTCTGGAGGTGGACAAGGGGCTGCAAGAGCTGGGGCGGGGGGACTCGGGAGTTTCTCCCCTCCGGTTGCACCAGGAGGCCGGGAGCAAGGGGGCGACCCAGGACAGGAGGCTGTGGAGGCGACGCGGAGATGCAGGAGCCGAGCTTCCGGCCCCACCTCGCGAGCCAAGTGTCTGCAACCGGGCCACACCCGGGGGTGAGTCACCGAGTGGGGCCGCCGGGTTGTTTTGAAGCTCTGGACGCAGCCTCCGGGCGGAGCCCGCCCCACCACGCCCCCTAGGGCGGGGCCTCCGGGGCACGTGGCTGAGCGCGTGGGCTTGGAGCGCCTGGACCCCCTGTGCCCGCGCTCCCGCGGGTGCGCACCAGATCTCCCTTAAGTCCCCATCATCTTGAACAAACCAGTAATTTCTGGCGCAGGATGAAACCAGACATTTTCGTCCAGCGCGTACCTCACGGGACTCGGTTTCCAGCAGACCCAGTGCCTTCTCACCCTCCTGC includes the following:
- the Adirf gene encoding adipogenesis regulatory factor, translating into MASKGFKDLKQQAEGTAQDAVTAAGAAGQHVLNQATEAGQKAMDNLGKSTQEAIDKAANQASDSVSGLGKKFGLQK